TGGAGCTCGTCAAGGTCCCCGTGTTGATCGTCCAGGGCGAGCGCGACCCGTTCGGGATGCCACCCGCCACGCGCCGCCGCAAGGTCGTCGTCGTCCCCGGCGACCACTCGCTGAAGTCCGGCGTCAGGGACGTCGGCCCTGCCGTGTCCGCGTTCCTGAAGAAGGTGATCAAGTAGATGTCGTCCTTGAACTGGGGCCTGCTCTCCACCGCCCGCATCAACGACGCGCTGCTGCACGCGGGCGTCAACGCGGTCGCGGTCGGCTCGCGCGACGAGGCGAAGGCGCGCGCGTATGCAGACGCGCGCGGGATCGCCAAGGCCTACGGGTCCTACGAGGCGCTGCTCGCCGACCCGGACATCGACATCATCTACAACTCGCTGCCCAACAGCATGCACCTGCCGTGGGCGGTCAGGGCGCTGGAGGCCGGCAAGCACGTGCTGTGCGAGAAGCCGCTGTCACGGCGCGCGGCCGACGTCGAGGCGGCGTTCGACGTGGCCCAGCGCGCCGGCCGGGTCCTCACCGAGGGCTTCATGTGGCGCCACCACCCGCAGGTCCAGCGCGTCCAGGAGCTGGTGGCCGAGGGCGCGATCGGCACGCTGCGCGTGATCCGCAGCGACTTCGCGTTCAACCTGCTGGACATGACCGACGTCCGGATGCAGCGCGCGATGGACGGCGGCGCGCTGATGGACGTCGGCAGCTACTGCGTGTCGGCGTCGCGCACGTTCGCGGGCGGCGAGCCGGTCGCGGCGAGCGCGCAGCGGATCGCCGGCGGCGACGGCGTCGACCTCGCGCTCACGGGCCTCCTGCGGTTCGACGGCGACGTGCTCGCCGTCTTCGACTGCGCGTTCACCGGCCCCGCGCGCCACTTCGTGCAGCTGCTGGGCAGCGAGGGCTCGCTGCGCCTCGCCGACCCGTGGCACGCGCGCGGCGACCAGGTCATCGAGCACCGCGGCCTGGACCCCGACGCCGCGCCGGAGCGGATCGTGGTCCCAGCGGTCAACCACTACGCCTTGCAGATCGCCGACCTGGAGGCCGCCGCGCGCGGCGAGAAGGAGCCGCGGCTGGGCCGGGCCGACGCCGTCGGCCAGGCCCGCGCGCTCGAGCTGCTCTACGCCTCCGCGGAGGCGTAGGCGCGCCGGCGGCTCAGGACTCCAGCGTCGCCTCGAGGCTGATGTCCGGCACGCCCGCCAGCGCCTTGCTGACCGGGCAGCCGGCCTTGGCGGCCGCCGCGGCCTCCTGGAACTTCGCGTCGTCGATGCCCGGCACCCTGCCGACCGCGACGAGCTTGATCGCCGTGATCGCCGGCGCGCCGTCGACGATCCGCAGCGTCACGGTCGCGTCGGTGTCGAGCGCGTCGACCGGGTTGCCGCCCTCGGCCAGGATGTTCGACAGCGCCATCGAGAAGCACGACGCGTGCGCGGCGGCGATCAGCTGCTCCGGGTTGGCGCCCGGGCCGTCCTCGAAGCGCGACTTGTAGGAGTACTGCCCGCTGATGTCGTCACCGGCGGTGAACGTGCCGCTGCCGCTCTTGAGGTCGCCCTTCCACTGCGCGTGGCCCTTGGATGGCATGTGCTCTGGTCCTCCTGCTGGTTCGTGGGGATGGTGCTGCTCCCCGCGACCTACCCGGCAGGCTGCGTGGCGAGACGTTCGATCGTGTCGAGGATCGCGTCCAGACGCCGGGATTGGACGCGCCGCCACGCGAGCCGGTCGAGCAGCCGGCCGACCGGCCCGAGCACCGGCGCGTACTCGAGCGTGAGCGTCAGCGTCGTCGCCTCGCCGCCCTCGTCGCGCAGCTCGAAGACGCGGTCGAAGACCGCGATCATCGGCGCGGACTCGACCCGGTGGACCTGCCTGCGCGGCGGGTCGAACTCGATGATCCGCCAGCGGTTCTCGGTCCGGACGGGCAGCAGCAGGCGGCTGCGCTCGTCGTAGGCGGCGCCGAGGCCGGGCGGGCGATCGACGCGACGGGAGTAGGCCGTCCACGGGCCCCAATCGCCAAACCGCTCGACATCACACAGCACTTTCCAGATGTGCCGCTGGGAGGCGTGGATCCGCCGCCTCCCCCGCACCTCGGCCACCTCAGTCCTCCTGACCGCGTACTTGTCCTGCTCAATCGGACAAGGCGGAACCTATCAGGCGATCCGACGGCGGCGCACCTCTTTGGTGCCGAAGCGCTCGCGGCGCACGGTCGTCTTCTTGCCCTTGATCGAGCGGCCGCGCAGCGCGGCGACGACGTGGTCGGCGGCCGCCTCGGGCACCTCGACGAGCGAGAACTTGTCGGCGATCTCGATCGCGCCGATCTGGCGACCGTTGAGGCCGGCCTCGTTGGCGATCGCGCCGACGAGGTCCTGCGGGCGGATCCCGCGCTCGCGGCCGGCGCCGACGAACAGGCGGATCATGCCCTCGCTCGTCTCCCTCGGACCGCCCTTGTGGCGCGGGTCCGGACGCTGCCCGCGCGGCGGGCGGTGCTCGCCGCGGTCACCGCGGTCGCCGGAGTAGGACCCACCCGCCCGCGGGCCACGGCCCTCGACCGACCCGCGCGGCGGGCGCTCCTCGTACGGCCTGCGCTGCGAGAAGTCCGGGATCTCCTCCTCCTCGGCGGCGGCGCCGTCACGGCCGGCGGCCTTGTGGGCGAGCGCGACCGCGGCCAGCGCGACCTCCTCGAGCCCGTGCTCCTCGGCGAGCGACTCGACGACGACGCGGTAGCTGTCGAGGTCGTCGGCGTCGGTCAGCGCGGCGGCGAGCGACTCGCGCGTCGCCTCCAGGCGGCGGGAGTTGACGTCGGCGACCGTCGGCAGCCTCTCGACGGCGATCGGCTGGCGCGTCGTGCGCTCGATCGCCTTCAGCATCCGGTGCTCGCGCGGCTGGGCGAACGTGATCGCCGTGCCCTCGCGCCCGGCGCGGCCGACGCGGCCGATCCGGTGCACGTAGGCCTCCGGCGCGGCCGGGACGTCGTAGTTGACGACGTGCGTCAGCACGTCCACGTCGAGGCCGCGGGCCGCGACGTCGGTGGCGACCAGCAGCTCGGTCGCGCCGGACTTCAGGCGCCCGATCGCGCGCGTGCGCTGCTCCTGGCTCATGCCGCCGTGCAGCGCCTCGGCGCGGTGGCCACGGGCCGAGAGCGTCTCGGTGAGCGTGTCGACCTCGGCGCGCGTGCGGCAGAAGACGATCGTCGCGGTCGGCTGATCGTGGTCGAGCACGCGGGCCAGCGCGGCGGGCTTGTGCTGGCGCGGGACGATGTGGACGCGCTGGCGGACCTTCGGTGCCTCGCCCGGCGCGTGGCGCTCGCCACCGAGCTGGATCCGGACCGGGTCGTTGAGGTGCGTCCCGACGATCTTGTTGATGCGCGGCGGCATCGTCGCGCTGAACAGGACCGTCTGGCGGTCGGCGCGCGTGTCGGCGAGGATCGCCTCGAGGTCCTCCGCGAAGCCCATGTCGAGCATCTCGTCGGCCTCGTCCAAGATGATGGTGTCGAACGACGCCGTCCTGATCGAGCCGCGCCTGACGTGGTCCAGCGCGCGGCCCGGCGTGGCGACGACGACGTCGACGCCGCGCTCCAGCGCCTTGAGCTGGCGGACGATCGGCGCGCCGCCGTAGATCGGCAGCGTCCGGATCCCGAGGCCGCGCCCGTAGCGGTGGACGGCCTCGGCGACCTGGGTCGCCAGCTCGCGGGTCGGGCACAGCACCAGCGCGCGCGGAGGCGTGCCGGGCAGGGCGCCGTGGCCGAGGCGGTGCAGGAGCGGCAGCGCGAACGCGGCGGTCTTGCCGGTTCCGGTCGCGGCCTGGCCGAGCAGGTCGCGGCCTTCCATCAGCGGCGGGATGGCTTCCCGCTGGATCGGGGTGGGTTCTTCGTAGCCGAGAGCGCTGAGCGCGCCGACGAGCTCGTCGGCCAGGCCCAGGTCGGCGAAGCCAACAGGTACGTCGTGCGTGTCTTCAGTCATGTGTGCGACGCGCCAGGGTACCGCCAGTGCGGTGAAGGTGTGTGAAGGCAGACACCGATCGGCCCGTTTCTCCGCTACACCAGAGGTGTGACCGTCGCCGAAGCGGTCCGCGCGCGTCCAAGGCTCCGCTCGCGGACTCCGGCTCCCACGCCCCCGAAGCCGCTCCTGATCGCCACCCTCGCGCTTGCGCTGGGCGGCTTCGCCATCGGCACGACCGAGTTCGTGGCGATGGGGCTGCTGCCGGAGATCGCGCGCGGCGTCGACATCTCGGTTCCGACCGCCGGGCACGTCATCTCCGCCTACGCGCTGGGCGTCGTGATCGGCGCGCCGGTCCTGGCCGGGCTGGGCGCGAAGCTACCGCGGCGCAAGCTGCTCGTCGGGTTGATGGTGGCCTACGCGCTCGGGAACCTGCTCAGCGCGATGGCGACCAACTACCCCATGTTGATGGCCGCGCGGTTCGTCACCGGGCTGCCGCATGGCGCCTACTTCGGGGTCGCGTCGCTGGTCGCCGCCGACCTCGCGCCCGCGGGCAGGAAGGCGCAGGCGGTCTCGCGCGTGTTGTTGGGGCTGAGCGTCGCGAACGTCATCGGCGTGCCGCTGGCGACCGCCGTCGGGCAGAGCCTCGGCTGGCGCGCCGCGCTGTTCATGGCCGCCGCGCTGGCCGTCCTCACCGCGGTGTCGGTCTTCCGGGTCGTCCCGGACACGCCGCCCGACGCCGCCGCGACGATGAAGCGCGAGCTGACCGCCCTGAAGCGCCCGCAGGTCCTGCTCGCCGTCGCGACCGGTGCGATCGGCGGCGGCGGGATGTTCGCCGTCTACTCCTACATCTCGCCGATCCTGACCGACCGCGCCGGGCTGCCGCTCGGCGCCGTGCCGTTCGTGCTGGCGATCTGGGGCGCCGGGATGGTCGCCGGGAACCTGCTCGCCGGCAAGCTCACCGACCGGGCGCCGAAGAAGACGATGGTCGGCGCGCTGATCTTCATGGCGTTGCTCTTCGGGTTGTTCGCGCTGACCTCGTCGTCGCCCGTGCTGGCGCCGATCACCGTGTTCTTCCTCGGGATGTCGCTGATGCTGCCGACCGGCCTGCAGATGCGCCTGATGGCGAGCGCCGGCGACGCCCAGACGCTCGCCGCAGCGCTCAACCACTCCTCCTTCAACCTCGCCAACGCCCTCGGCGCCTGGCTGGGCGGCATCGTCCTGGCCGCCGGCCTCGGCCTCGCGGCGCCGATGCTCGTCGCCGTCGGCCTCTCGATCGCCGGCCTCGCCATCCTCGCCCTGTCCTTCTGGGCCGAGCGAACGCAGCGCCTGCCGCTCTAGCCCGCGCCCGGCAGCCCGTCGGCGCGGGGGTCGGTGCCGGAGGTCGTGCCCCAGATGGCGTGGGCGTGGCCGAGCTCTTCGTCGTGGGGTGTCAGTTCGATGACGGGTGTGCCGGTCGCGTGGAGGGATGTTGCGGCGGCTGGGTTGAGGTCGGATTCGAGGGTCAGCGTGGTGTCGGCGATGGTGAAGCGGGGTGCGGAGATGGCTTCTTGGGGTGTCGCGCCGGCGAGGAGGCGGAGGAGGATCTGGGTGTGGATCTGGGGTTGGGCCTTGCCGCCCATCGTCCCGAGGACGCCGGCGAGCGTGCCGTCACGCTCGACCATGACCGGCATCAGCGTGTGCGCCGGGCGCTTGCCGGGAGCAAGGACATTGGGATGGTCCGGGTCCAGCGAGAACGAGGTGCCGCGGTTCTGCAGGATGATCCCGGTCGAGGGCTCGATGAGCTGTGAGCCGAAGGACCAGTAGAGCGACTGGATCAGCGACACCGCGCGGCCCTCCCCGTCGCGGGTGACCAAGGCGATGGTGTCGCCGGTCGGGCGTGGGCGAGTCCCCTCGACCCCGAGGACGCGCTCCGTCGCCACCCGTGAGATCGCCTCCTGGCCGAGCCATGCGTCGAGGTCCTGCGGCGCGAAGCGCGGGTCGGCGAGCGACGCCTCGCGCTGGCGCCAGCCCGCCGCGAAGATCGCCGCCAGCGCGCCCGCATCGGCGCCGAGCGGGTCGTCGAGCGCAGCCGCTTCGAGCGCCGCCAGCGCCTGCAACAACAAGACGCCGGAGCAGTTCGGCCCAGCGCTCAGGACGTCGACCCCGCGGAACCCCACGCGCAGCGGCTCCTCCACCGAAGGCCGGAACGACGCGAGATCGCCGACCCGGATCGCGCTGCCGAGTGCTTCGAGCCCCGCGGCGAACCGCGCCGCCAGCGGTCCCTCGTAGAGCGCTCGCGCACCCTCAGCGCGCAGGATCGCGAACGTCTCGGCCAGCGCCGCCTGGCGCAGCACGCCGTCGCCGTCCGGGACGAGCACCGGCGCGGGCGCCTCGTCGATCGCCGTCAGCAGCTTCGCGGTCGGCACGAAGCCCTCGCGCGCCAGCCGCTCGGCGTCGGCGAGCAGCGACGCCCACGGCAGCACGCCGCCCAACGCGTACAACTCGCCCCACCCCGCGACCAGCCCCGGGACCGTCACGGTGTCGATCCCCGCGACCGGCAGCACGCCGCCGTGCCGCGCCCGCAGACCATCAACATCAACAAGTCCCGCCGCCGGCCCCGTCGCGTTGACCGCCCGCGTCACGCCGTCCGCGTCCCGGACCAAGGCCATCAGGTCGCCGCCCAGCGCGCAGTTGTGCGGGTAGACGACGGTCAGCACCGCGGCCGCGGCGAGCGCGCCGTCGACCGCCGACCCGCCCTCCTCCATGACCCGGCGCCCGACCGCGGTGGCGGTCCGGTGCGGCGTGGCGATCGCGACGGAAGACGTCATGCCGCGGCACCCTAGCCGCCGCCCGCAACCCCTGCGGGCGCGCGTATTCGCCACTACCCGATCGCGGTATCGCCAGGTGGTCCAACGTCACGCCACACCGTCGCGACGTTCGGTCCACAACTTTGTCAACGCTGTTGACACCGGCACTGCGACAGGCGTAGCTTGCCGCGCCATGGAGGAGGGAGCAGTGCTCGCCGG
The sequence above is a segment of the Conexibacter woesei Iso977N genome. Coding sequences within it:
- a CDS encoding SRPBCC family protein, with translation MAEVRGRRRIHASQRHIWKVLCDVERFGDWGPWTAYSRRVDRPPGLGAAYDERSRLLLPVRTENRWRIIEFDPPRRQVHRVESAPMIAVFDRVFELRDEGGEATTLTLTLEYAPVLGPVGRLLDRLAWRRVQSRRLDAILDTIERLATQPAG
- a CDS encoding gamma-glutamyltransferase is translated as MTSSVAIATPHRTATAVGRRVMEEGGSAVDGALAAAAVLTVVYPHNCALGGDLMALVRDADGVTRAVNATGPAAGLVDVDGLRARHGGVLPVAGIDTVTVPGLVAGWGELYALGGVLPWASLLADAERLAREGFVPTAKLLTAIDEAPAPVLVPDGDGVLRQAALAETFAILRAEGARALYEGPLAARFAAGLEALGSAIRVGDLASFRPSVEEPLRVGFRGVDVLSAGPNCSGVLLLQALAALEAAALDDPLGADAGALAAIFAAGWRQREASLADPRFAPQDLDAWLGQEAISRVATERVLGVEGTRPRPTGDTIALVTRDGEGRAVSLIQSLYWSFGSQLIEPSTGIILQNRGTSFSLDPDHPNVLAPGKRPAHTLMPVMVERDGTLAGVLGTMGGKAQPQIHTQILLRLLAGATPQEAISAPRFTIADTTLTLESDLNPAAATSLHATGTPVIELTPHDEELGHAHAIWGTTSGTDPRADGLPGAG
- a CDS encoding Gfo/Idh/MocA family protein; its protein translation is MSSLNWGLLSTARINDALLHAGVNAVAVGSRDEAKARAYADARGIAKAYGSYEALLADPDIDIIYNSLPNSMHLPWAVRALEAGKHVLCEKPLSRRAADVEAAFDVAQRAGRVLTEGFMWRHHPQVQRVQELVAEGAIGTLRVIRSDFAFNLLDMTDVRMQRAMDGGALMDVGSYCVSASRTFAGGEPVAASAQRIAGGDGVDLALTGLLRFDGDVLAVFDCAFTGPARHFVQLLGSEGSLRLADPWHARGDQVIEHRGLDPDAAPERIVVPAVNHYALQIADLEAAARGEKEPRLGRADAVGQARALELLYASAEA
- a CDS encoding DEAD/DEAH box helicase encodes the protein MTEDTHDVPVGFADLGLADELVGALSALGYEEPTPIQREAIPPLMEGRDLLGQAATGTGKTAAFALPLLHRLGHGALPGTPPRALVLCPTRELATQVAEAVHRYGRGLGIRTLPIYGGAPIVRQLKALERGVDVVVATPGRALDHVRRGSIRTASFDTIILDEADEMLDMGFAEDLEAILADTRADRQTVLFSATMPPRINKIVGTHLNDPVRIQLGGERHAPGEAPKVRQRVHIVPRQHKPAALARVLDHDQPTATIVFCRTRAEVDTLTETLSARGHRAEALHGGMSQEQRTRAIGRLKSGATELLVATDVAARGLDVDVLTHVVNYDVPAAPEAYVHRIGRVGRAGREGTAITFAQPREHRMLKAIERTTRQPIAVERLPTVADVNSRRLEATRESLAAALTDADDLDSYRVVVESLAEEHGLEEVALAAVALAHKAAGRDGAAAEEEEIPDFSQRRPYEERPPRGSVEGRGPRAGGSYSGDRGDRGEHRPPRGQRPDPRHKGGPRETSEGMIRLFVGAGRERGIRPQDLVGAIANEAGLNGRQIGAIEIADKFSLVEVPEAAADHVVAALRGRSIKGKKTTVRRERFGTKEVRRRRIA
- a CDS encoding OsmC family protein, whose protein sequence is MPSKGHAQWKGDLKSGSGTFTAGDDISGQYSYKSRFEDGPGANPEQLIAAAHASCFSMALSNILAEGGNPVDALDTDATVTLRIVDGAPAITAIKLVAVGRVPGIDDAKFQEAAAAAKAGCPVSKALAGVPDISLEATLES
- a CDS encoding MFS transporter; protein product: MTVAEAVRARPRLRSRTPAPTPPKPLLIATLALALGGFAIGTTEFVAMGLLPEIARGVDISVPTAGHVISAYALGVVIGAPVLAGLGAKLPRRKLLVGLMVAYALGNLLSAMATNYPMLMAARFVTGLPHGAYFGVASLVAADLAPAGRKAQAVSRVLLGLSVANVIGVPLATAVGQSLGWRAALFMAAALAVLTAVSVFRVVPDTPPDAAATMKRELTALKRPQVLLAVATGAIGGGGMFAVYSYISPILTDRAGLPLGAVPFVLAIWGAGMVAGNLLAGKLTDRAPKKTMVGALIFMALLFGLFALTSSSPVLAPITVFFLGMSLMLPTGLQMRLMASAGDAQTLAAALNHSSFNLANALGAWLGGIVLAAGLGLAAPMLVAVGLSIAGLAILALSFWAERTQRLPL